Genomic segment of Mycolicibacterium psychrotolerans:
GCCCGGGATCAGCAGGGTGACGCCGATCTCACCGGCCAGTTCTGCCGCCAGCGCACGGGTGAAGCCGACGACACCGAACTTGGAGGCGCAGTAGGCGGTCGCGTCGCTGACCGCCTTGATCCCGAGCGTGGAGGCGACGGTGACGATGCGGCTGCGGCCGGTCTCGAGGAACGGCAGCGCCGAGCGGATCACGGCCGCGGTGCCGAGCAGGTTGACGACGACGACCTGCTCCCACTCCTTGGCCGGGACGTCGCGCAACGTGCCGCAGGAGTCGATCCCTGCCGCGGTGAACACGCCGTCGATCCGGCCGCCGGCCTGCTCGGCCAGGCTCGCGACCGCGGCGTCGACGGCGTCGGTGTCGGCGAGGTCGGCGCAGACGTGGATCACGTCGCCAGCCGGGCGCGCGCGGTCCAGGACCAGAGGCGTACCCCCCTGGGCGGCAACGGCATCCACGACCGCGGCGCCCAGGCCGGAGGCGCCCCCGGTGATCAGCACGGCACCGGGCGAGCGGGTGGAGGTGGTGGAGTCGGTCATGTCTTACCTTTCCGTGGGTTGGCCCGACCGCGCGGCGGCGATCAGGGCGGACGAGGAGTAGCCGGCGACCGTGGGCACGATCACGACGTCGCCGCCGTGGCGGGTCACCACGTCGGCCTCGGGCAGTTGGTCGGCGGTGTAGTCGCCGCCCTTGACCCAGATGTCGGGCGCGATGGCGTCGAGGAGGTCGGCGGGAGTCGCCTCGTCGAACACCGCGACGGCGTCGACGCACGCCAGCGCGGCGAGCACCCGGGCGCGGTCCTCGGCAGGCATCACCGGGCGGCTGGGTCCCTTCAGGGCGCGCACCGAGTCGTCGGAGTTGATCAGCACGATCAGGGCGTCACCCAACTCCCTTGCGGTGCGCAGCAATCGGATGTGCCCGGTGTGCAGCAGGTCGAAGCACCCTCCGGTGGCGACGACGGTGCGACCTTCGGCACGCAGCCGGGCGGCCAGCGTGACCGCGTCGGTGGTGCCGTGGTCGGTGTCGGCCAGCGGGCCGCCGTGTGCGGCGGGCACCGGGCTGGAGACCCCCGCCGCCCCGCCGGCGGCGACGAAGCGGGCGGCGGCGTCGACCGCGGCCGCGACGGCCGCCAGGGTGTCCGCGCCCTCGGCGAGCGCGGCGGTGGCGGCGACGGCGAAGCGGTCACCGGCGCCGCAAGTGTCCTCGCGCACCGATCCGGTGGCCAGGGCCGGGGTGACGACGTGGGTTCGGGTGCCGTCGGCGCCGAACACCCGTGCCCCGCGGGCACCCAGCGTGACGCACACCGCGTCGGCGTCCCAGCGGTCGCGCAGAAGCTCACCGGGCACCCGGCTCGCTCCGCAGAAGTGTTGTGCCTCATCCTCGTTCGGCGTCACGAGGCGGCAGCCCGGAACGGGGTCGGCCCCGCGCGGATGCGGATCCCACACCACCGGGGTGTGGGCGGCGGCCGCGCGCAGCGCTTCCCGCAGCGCGGGCAGTGCCGCCACTCCCCTGCCGTAGTCCGCCACGCAGATCGCGCCTGCGCCGGCCAGCGCCTCGGCGGCCGCCCGCGGCAGCGGGCCCGGCACCGGGGCCGCGTCCCCGCGGTCGATGCGCAGCACCGACTGTCCGCCCGCGCGCACCCGGGTCTTGCTAACCGTGGAACCGCGCATCGGCAGCGCGACCACCCGCACGCCAGAGGAGGTCAGCAGCTCCGAGAGCTGTCGGCCTGCCGCGTCGTCGGCGACGCCGGTGATCAGCACGACGTCGTCGTGGGTGCGGGCGGCCAGTAAGGCGGCCAGGCCGGCGCCGCCGGGCCGCTGCCAGCCCCGTTCGACGTCGACGACCGGCACCGGCGCCTCCGGGCTGAGTCGTGTTGCGCTGCCGTCGATGTCGATGTCGAGGAGGGCGTCGCCGACGATCACCAGCGGAGAGGCCGTCATGAGCGCACCGGCCCGAGGATGCGCTCGTCGACCGCCATGCACAACGCGTGTACCAGGAGCAGATGCACCTCCTGCACCGTCGCGGTCGACGGCGCCTCCACGCAGATCGCCTCCGTGCACGTGGCGGCCAGCGGATTGGGCGCGGGCCCGGTCAGCGCCCAGGTGGTCATGCCGATCTCGTGGGCGGCTTTGACCGCGGTCAGCACGTTGTGACTGGTTCCGCTCGTCGACAGGGCCACCAGGACGTCGCCGGGACGACCGTGCGCGCGGACCCCGCGCGCGAAGATCTCGTCGCCGCCGTAGTCGTTGACCACCGCGGTCAGCGCGGAGGTGTCGGCGTGCAGCGCGATGGCCGACAGCGGTCGCCGTTCGTCTTTGAAGCGGCCGACCAGTTCGGCGGTCAGGTGCTGTGCTTCGGCGGCGCTTCCGCCGTTGCCGCAGGCCAGCAGCCGCCCGTCGCCTGTCAGCACGTCTGCCAGGTGCCTGCCCCAGGCGTGCACCTGGTCGATGTGGCCGCTGGTGCGGCGCACGGCGTCGATCAGCTCGTCGAAATGCGTTGCGATCATC
This window contains:
- a CDS encoding SDR family oxidoreductase, which gives rise to MTDSTTSTRSPGAVLITGGASGLGAAVVDAVAAQGGTPLVLDRARPAGDVIHVCADLADTDAVDAAVASLAEQAGGRIDGVFTAAGIDSCGTLRDVPAKEWEQVVVVNLLGTAAVIRSALPFLETGRSRIVTVASTLGIKAVSDATAYCASKFGVVGFTRALAAELAGEIGVTLLIPGGMHTPFFDGRTEQYKPPADAKLNQPADVAATVLFALTQPPGCEIRELVVCASTESSWP
- the rfaE2 gene encoding D-glycero-beta-D-manno-heptose 1-phosphate adenylyltransferase, translating into MTASPLVIVGDALLDIDIDGSATRLSPEAPVPVVDVERGWQRPGGAGLAALLAARTHDDVVLITGVADDAAGRQLSELLTSSGVRVVALPMRGSTVSKTRVRAGGQSVLRIDRGDAAPVPGPLPRAAAEALAGAGAICVADYGRGVAALPALREALRAAAAHTPVVWDPHPRGADPVPGCRLVTPNEDEAQHFCGASRVPGELLRDRWDADAVCVTLGARGARVFGADGTRTHVVTPALATGSVREDTCGAGDRFAVAATAALAEGADTLAAVAAAVDAAARFVAAGGAAGVSSPVPAAHGGPLADTDHGTTDAVTLAARLRAEGRTVVATGGCFDLLHTGHIRLLRTARELGDALIVLINSDDSVRALKGPSRPVMPAEDRARVLAALACVDAVAVFDEATPADLLDAIAPDIWVKGGDYTADQLPEADVVTRHGGDVVIVPTVAGYSSSALIAAARSGQPTER
- a CDS encoding D-sedoheptulose-7-phosphate isomerase → MIATHFDELIDAVRRTSGHIDQVHAWGRHLADVLTGDGRLLACGNGGSAAEAQHLTAELVGRFKDERRPLSAIALHADTSALTAVVNDYGGDEIFARGVRAHGRPGDVLVALSTSGTSHNVLTAVKAAHEIGMTTWALTGPAPNPLAATCTEAICVEAPSTATVQEVHLLLVHALCMAVDERILGPVRS